One Paenibacillus sp. FSL H7-0737 DNA segment encodes these proteins:
- a CDS encoding MarR family winged helix-turn-helix transcriptional regulator has protein sequence MKMNEEDMQKMTTTPELLIENQLCFTIYACSREITKLYQPYLDKIGLTYSQYLVMLVLWERQQCTVKEIGEALFLDSGTLTPLLKRLQAAGLIVRERSTQDERKVLISLTEQGWALQSNAACIPGKMMEETTMSGDETVELLEQFKSLLNRVHEANTQDSKK, from the coding sequence ATGAAAATGAATGAAGAAGATATGCAAAAGATGACGACTACACCTGAGCTGCTGATTGAGAATCAACTCTGTTTTACGATTTATGCTTGCTCTCGTGAGATCACAAAGCTGTATCAACCTTATTTGGATAAGATCGGTTTAACATACTCGCAATATCTAGTAATGCTTGTGTTATGGGAACGGCAGCAATGCACGGTTAAAGAAATTGGTGAGGCGCTATTTTTGGATTCGGGTACGCTGACACCTCTTTTAAAACGTCTACAAGCTGCAGGGTTGATCGTGCGTGAACGTTCGACACAAGATGAGCGAAAAGTTCTGATTTCACTAACGGAACAGGGCTGGGCACTTCAAAGCAATGCGGCTTGTATTCCTGGAAAAATGATGGAAGAAACGACTATGTCCGGCGATGAAACTGTAGAGCTGCTTGAGCAGTTCAAAAGCTTGTTAAATCGTGTTCATGAAGCGAACACTCAAGATAGTAAAAAGTAA
- a CDS encoding organic hydroperoxide resistance protein: MMTIQQKMYETTVKAVGGRNGFIESESPKLNLTISTPREMGGAGGEGTNPEQLFAAGYSACFDSALNMVARLGKVKIEGSEVTATVSFGKVEDGGFGIAVKLDVLVKGVDRETATSLVEAAHGACPYSRATRGNIAVELNVL; the protein is encoded by the coding sequence ATGATGACGATCCAGCAAAAAATGTATGAAACCACTGTTAAAGCCGTAGGAGGAAGAAACGGTTTTATCGAATCAGAAAGCCCTAAGCTCAATCTTACAATCAGCACACCACGCGAAATGGGAGGTGCCGGTGGCGAAGGTACAAATCCTGAGCAATTATTTGCAGCTGGTTATTCCGCTTGTTTCGATAGTGCACTGAATATGGTTGCCCGACTCGGAAAAGTGAAAATTGAAGGTAGCGAAGTAACAGCCACAGTCAGCTTTGGTAAAGTTGAAGATGGAGGTTTTGGTATAGCGGTTAAGCTTGATGTGCTAGTTAAAGGCGTTGACAGAGAAACCGCAACCTCTTTAGTAGAGGCTGCTCATGGCGCTTGTCCATACTCCCGCGCAACCCGCGGCAATATCGCTGTAGAATTGAATGTACTGTAA